In Mesorhizobium sp. 113-3-3, a genomic segment contains:
- a CDS encoding TetR family transcriptional regulator C-terminal domain-containing protein: MNAPSRRRFRREGEERRRQDLIEATLDSVAEHGLQGATLRTIALRAGVTAGLIRHYFPGKEELLQEAYAALMGRMTEQAKAALVMEDASPRQRLAAFVTANLTVPIIDARVFSLWATFIGRAGADPSLARAHREGYLGFRNEVEAVVAEVLAAERREPDASQLRHHAIAINAIIDGLWIEGCLAGEMFSPGELAAIGIKTVEAELGLAPEREDDQ; encoded by the coding sequence ATGAATGCGCCATCCCGCCGCAGGTTCCGCCGCGAGGGCGAGGAGCGGCGGCGGCAGGATCTGATCGAGGCAACCCTGGACAGTGTGGCCGAACATGGCTTGCAGGGCGCCACCTTGCGCACCATTGCCTTGCGCGCCGGCGTCACCGCCGGCCTGATCCGGCACTATTTCCCCGGCAAGGAAGAATTGCTGCAGGAAGCCTATGCCGCACTCATGGGCCGCATGACCGAGCAGGCGAAAGCGGCGTTGGTGATGGAAGATGCCTCGCCGCGCCAGCGCCTTGCGGCTTTCGTCACCGCCAACCTCACCGTGCCGATCATCGACGCGCGGGTGTTTTCACTCTGGGCAACCTTCATCGGCCGCGCCGGTGCGGATCCAAGCCTGGCTCGCGCCCACCGCGAAGGCTACCTTGGCTTTCGCAACGAGGTGGAAGCGGTTGTGGCCGAGGTGCTCGCCGCCGAACGGCGCGAGCCGGACGCAAGCCAGTTGCGCCACCACGCCATCGCGATCAATGCGATCATCGACGGGCTCTGGATCGAAGGCTGCCTGGCCGGCGAGATGTTCTCGCCTGGCGAATTGGCGGCGATTGGCATCAAGACTGTCGAGGCCGAACTGGGCCTTGCGCCGGAAAGGGAAGACGATCAATGA
- a CDS encoding dimethylarginine dimethylaminohydrolase family protein codes for MSAFGSQSMAAPLRRVLMRSAANAMRDADRAAWHYGPGFDPAKAASQHAVLAELVAASGSEIEWIEDKADGLSDSVFTHDPSLMTDRGALILSMGKPLRAGEPSLHEETYTRLGIPILGRVEAPGQVEGGDCVWLDARTLVIGRGVRSNQEGIQQVSNLLTPLGVSVYGFDLPLWQGEEACLHLMSVISPLADDLALVYSPLLPAPFYQMLKARGIRLVEGDAEEFAASNGLSLNVLPTSPLKVIAVAGFPKTKAAMEAAGCTVEIFEADALCIACEGGPTCLTRPILRQ; via the coding sequence ATGAGCGCTTTCGGATCACAATCCATGGCAGCGCCGCTGCGACGCGTGCTGATGCGGTCGGCGGCCAACGCGATGCGCGACGCCGACAGGGCCGCCTGGCACTATGGCCCGGGATTCGATCCGGCAAAAGCCGCATCGCAGCACGCCGTCCTTGCTGAACTGGTGGCGGCTTCCGGCTCCGAAATCGAATGGATCGAGGACAAGGCCGACGGACTTTCGGATTCGGTGTTCACGCACGACCCATCGCTGATGACCGACCGCGGCGCGCTGATTCTGTCCATGGGCAAGCCCTTGCGCGCGGGGGAGCCCTCGCTGCATGAGGAAACATACACAAGACTGGGCATTCCGATCCTCGGCCGCGTCGAGGCCCCGGGCCAGGTCGAAGGCGGTGACTGTGTGTGGCTGGATGCGCGCACGCTGGTGATCGGGCGCGGTGTCCGTTCCAACCAGGAAGGCATCCAGCAGGTTTCCAACCTGCTGACGCCGCTGGGCGTTTCCGTCTACGGCTTTGATCTTCCGTTGTGGCAGGGCGAAGAGGCCTGCCTGCATCTGATGTCGGTGATCAGCCCGCTGGCCGACGACCTCGCTTTGGTCTATTCGCCGCTTTTGCCGGCGCCCTTCTATCAGATGCTGAAGGCACGCGGCATCCGGCTGGTCGAAGGCGACGCCGAAGAGTTCGCGGCTTCCAACGGCCTCAGCCTCAACGTATTGCCGACCAGCCCGCTCAAGGTCATTGCCGTCGCAGGCTTTCCCAAGACCAAGGCCGCGATGGAAGCCGCCGGCTGCACGGTCGAAATCTTCGAGGCGGATGCGCTCTGCATCGCCTGCGAGGGCGGGCCGACATGCCTGACGCGGCCGATCCTGCGCCAATGA
- a CDS encoding ABC transporter ATP-binding protein, whose amino-acid sequence MSAVEAAAAQSGKAQNGAAEAIHVENLHKKFGQLHVLKGVSLSARDGEVIAIIGGSGSGKSTLLRCINCLENPTSGIIRVNGEEIKLKADSHGHTVPADRRQIERIRSKLGMVFQNFNLWSHMTLIENVIEVPVHVLGVKRDEAIAQAEKLLTRVGLAEKRDVYPAYLSGGQQQRAAIARALAINPRVMLFDEPTSALDPELVGEVLKVIGDLAREGRTMVLVTHEMKFAREVATHVVYLYNGLVEEEGPPEQIFGAPKSERLKQFIRNIG is encoded by the coding sequence GTGAGCGCGGTGGAGGCTGCCGCAGCACAATCCGGCAAGGCGCAGAACGGCGCCGCCGAAGCCATCCATGTCGAAAACCTGCACAAGAAATTCGGCCAGCTGCATGTGCTGAAGGGCGTGTCGCTGTCGGCGCGCGACGGCGAGGTGATCGCCATCATCGGTGGCTCGGGCTCGGGCAAATCGACGCTGCTGCGCTGCATCAACTGCCTGGAAAATCCGACGAGCGGCATCATCCGCGTCAATGGCGAGGAGATCAAGCTGAAGGCGGACAGCCATGGCCACACCGTTCCGGCCGACCGCAGACAGATCGAGCGTATCCGCTCCAAGCTCGGCATGGTGTTCCAGAACTTCAACCTGTGGAGCCACATGACGCTGATCGAAAACGTCATCGAGGTTCCGGTGCACGTGCTCGGCGTCAAGCGCGACGAGGCGATCGCCCAGGCCGAAAAGCTGCTGACGCGCGTCGGGCTTGCGGAAAAGCGCGACGTCTATCCTGCCTATCTGTCAGGCGGCCAGCAACAGCGCGCCGCGATCGCCCGCGCGCTCGCCATCAATCCACGCGTCATGCTGTTCGACGAGCCGACCTCGGCGCTCGACCCCGAACTGGTCGGCGAAGTGCTGAAGGTCATCGGCGACCTGGCGCGCGAAGGCCGCACCATGGTGCTTGTCACCCATGAGATGAAGTTCGCCCGCGAGGTCGCGACCCATGTCGTCTATCTCTACAACGGGCTGGTCGAGGAAGAAGGGCCGCCGGAGCAGATCTTCGGCGCACCGAAATCCGAAAGGCTGAAACAGTTCATCCGCAACATCGGCTAG
- a CDS encoding transporter substrate-binding domain-containing protein has protein sequence MKTVLKTFAAALLLGVAAMGVAKADPVKIGVAAEPYPPFTSPDASGKWVGWEIDFIDAVCAEEKLDCVITPVAWDGIIPALTTKKIDLIVSSMSITAEREKTIDFSDKYYNTPTAIIGPKDQKFGAAPDDLKGKVLGVQVSTVHAVYAKKHFGPTASEIKEYQTQDEANQDLAAGRLDAVQADSIALGEFLKSDQGKACCDLKGMVAPDDEVLGPGVGAGVRKEDTELKGKINAGIKAIRSNGKYDEISKKYFDFDIYGGSTQSN, from the coding sequence ATGAAGACTGTTCTGAAGACATTCGCCGCGGCACTGCTGCTCGGCGTCGCCGCCATGGGCGTGGCCAAGGCCGATCCGGTCAAGATCGGCGTCGCCGCCGAGCCCTATCCGCCCTTCACCTCGCCGGACGCCTCGGGCAAATGGGTCGGCTGGGAGATCGACTTCATCGACGCCGTCTGCGCCGAGGAGAAACTCGACTGCGTCATCACGCCTGTCGCCTGGGACGGCATCATCCCGGCGCTGACCACCAAGAAGATCGACCTCATCGTCTCGTCGATGTCGATCACCGCCGAGCGCGAGAAGACCATCGACTTCTCCGACAAGTACTACAACACCCCGACCGCCATCATCGGACCGAAGGACCAGAAGTTCGGCGCCGCGCCCGACGACCTCAAGGGCAAGGTGCTCGGCGTCCAGGTGTCGACCGTGCACGCCGTCTACGCCAAGAAGCACTTCGGCCCGACCGCCTCCGAAATCAAGGAATACCAGACCCAGGACGAAGCCAACCAGGATCTCGCCGCCGGCCGCCTCGATGCGGTGCAGGCCGACTCAATCGCGCTTGGCGAATTCCTCAAATCCGATCAGGGCAAGGCCTGCTGCGACCTGAAGGGCATGGTGGCTCCGGACGACGAAGTGCTCGGACCGGGCGTCGGCGCCGGCGTGCGCAAGGAAGACACCGAGTTGAAGGGCAAGATCAACGCCGGCATCAAGGCGATCCGCTCCAACGGCAAGTATGACGAGATCTCGAAGAAGTACTTCGATTTCGACATTTACGGCGGCTCGACGCAGTCGAACTGA
- a CDS encoding ABC transporter permease, with product MLGLLHSLEIAVGATIVGLLIGTCGAYGKLYGGPVVRDLLAVYTTVVRAVPELVLILLLYYAGTDLINQVLTAIGYQRVDISGLVAGIAVLGFCQGAYSTEVMRGAILAIPQGQIEAARAFGMSPGLLLRRITLPAMLPFAIPGLANLWLIATKDTALLAVVGFFELTLATRQAAGVTKAYLIFYLAAGVLYLAVTLFSNFLLGRAEKWARRGMPSIKEAR from the coding sequence ATGCTCGGGCTGCTGCATTCGCTCGAGATTGCCGTAGGCGCCACGATCGTCGGCCTGCTCATCGGGACCTGCGGCGCCTATGGCAAGCTTTATGGCGGGCCCGTCGTGCGCGACCTGCTGGCTGTCTACACCACCGTGGTGCGCGCCGTGCCGGAACTGGTACTGATCCTGCTGCTCTACTATGCCGGCACCGACCTGATAAACCAGGTGCTGACCGCGATCGGTTACCAGCGTGTCGATATTAGCGGGCTGGTGGCCGGCATAGCCGTGCTTGGCTTCTGCCAGGGCGCCTATTCGACAGAGGTCATGCGCGGCGCGATCCTGGCTATCCCGCAGGGCCAGATCGAAGCGGCCCGCGCCTTCGGCATGTCTCCCGGCCTTCTCTTGCGGCGCATCACGCTGCCGGCGATGCTGCCTTTCGCCATTCCGGGTCTGGCCAATCTGTGGCTGATCGCGACCAAGGACACCGCGCTGCTGGCCGTCGTCGGCTTCTTCGAACTGACGCTCGCGACACGGCAGGCGGCAGGCGTCACCAAGGCCTATCTGATCTTCTACCTCGCCGCCGGCGTTCTCTATCTCGCGGTGACGCTGTTTTCGAACTTCCTGCTTGGCCGCGCCGAGAAATGGGCGCGGCGCGGCATGCCTTCGATCAAGGAGGCACGCTGA
- a CDS encoding ABC transporter permease produces MAGEAAIIDTAARASLWLQPHRIILILIGLGLVLSAAFFMRWDWLPQYWEMGLMGIWRALWILAVTCALGFLIAMPVGLAQAAGSIWVAAPAKVFCTIIRGTPLLLQLWLLYYGLGSLFPQYPWIRDSWMWPYLRQAWPYGVLALTLSFAGYEGEVMRGAFAGVPKGQLEAARAFGMSRWKIFRRIWLPQAFYRALPTLTGETVLQLKSTPLVATISVIDIFAVAGKVRQDTYLTYEPLLLLALIYMAITGILVLALSRIEARIPVKVG; encoded by the coding sequence ATGGCAGGCGAAGCGGCCATCATCGACACGGCGGCGCGCGCCTCGCTCTGGCTGCAGCCGCATCGCATCATTCTCATCCTGATCGGGCTGGGGTTGGTGCTGTCGGCCGCGTTTTTCATGCGCTGGGACTGGCTGCCGCAATATTGGGAGATGGGCCTGATGGGCATCTGGCGCGCCCTGTGGATCCTGGCGGTCACCTGCGCGCTCGGCTTCCTGATCGCCATGCCGGTCGGGCTGGCGCAGGCCGCCGGTTCGATCTGGGTCGCGGCGCCGGCGAAAGTCTTCTGCACCATCATCCGCGGCACGCCGCTGCTGTTGCAGTTGTGGCTGCTCTATTACGGGTTGGGCTCGCTGTTCCCGCAATATCCGTGGATCCGCGACTCCTGGATGTGGCCGTATCTGCGGCAGGCCTGGCCGTACGGCGTTCTGGCTCTCACCCTGTCCTTCGCCGGCTATGAGGGCGAAGTGATGCGCGGCGCCTTTGCCGGCGTGCCCAAGGGACAGCTGGAAGCCGCCCGCGCCTTCGGCATGAGCCGCTGGAAGATCTTCCGGCGCATCTGGCTGCCGCAAGCTTTCTACCGGGCGCTGCCGACGCTGACCGGCGAGACCGTGCTGCAGTTGAAGTCGACGCCGCTGGTGGCGACGATCAGCGTGATCGACATCTTCGCCGTCGCGGGCAAGGTGCGGCAGGACACCTACCTCACCTACGAGCCCTTGCTGCTGCTGGCGTTGATCTATATGGCGATCACCGGCATTCTGGTCCTGGCCCTCAGCCGGATCGAGGCGCGGATTCCGGTCAAGGTCGGCTAG
- a CDS encoding Ldh family oxidoreductase codes for MQLSLDQARGLCRMAALGAGANEEAAQSLTASIIAAEAEGLSTVGLSHFIDYLEALEAGRIDGNADPVITRPALAVYLSDARGGLAHTGFDRTIDDLAKAAKLFGVAIFSQKNAYTCGALGYFTGRLAQQGLVSFAATNGPAVLAGSGSVKPVYCTNPMSFAAPAADGAPLVIDQSSSATAFVNIRKAAEDGKKIPEGWALDASGNPTTDPAAAMKGAMLAFGGQRGANIALMVEVLAAGLSGANWSLDAPWFTGGPDSPGTGLFVLAVEPKLLDPDFEQRMKDQLDRLRRRFGVHVPGRARAEAAEKAQARGITAPKAVVQRISEFAERYSA; via the coding sequence ATGCAACTCAGTCTCGACCAGGCAAGAGGACTGTGCCGGATGGCGGCACTCGGCGCCGGCGCCAACGAGGAGGCGGCGCAGTCGCTCACCGCGTCGATCATCGCCGCCGAGGCGGAAGGGCTTTCGACCGTCGGCCTGTCGCATTTCATCGACTATCTCGAAGCGCTGGAGGCCGGGCGCATCGACGGCAATGCCGATCCGGTGATCACCAGGCCGGCGCTGGCCGTCTATCTTTCCGACGCACGCGGCGGACTGGCGCATACCGGCTTCGACCGGACGATCGACGACCTCGCCAAGGCGGCAAAATTGTTCGGCGTCGCCATCTTCTCGCAGAAGAACGCCTATACGTGCGGCGCGCTCGGCTATTTCACCGGGCGCCTTGCCCAGCAGGGGCTGGTCTCCTTCGCCGCCACCAACGGTCCGGCGGTGCTGGCTGGTTCGGGCTCGGTCAAGCCGGTCTATTGCACCAACCCGATGTCGTTTGCCGCGCCCGCCGCCGACGGCGCGCCGCTGGTCATCGACCAGTCATCGAGCGCCACCGCTTTCGTCAATATCCGCAAGGCGGCCGAAGACGGCAAGAAGATCCCCGAGGGCTGGGCGCTGGACGCCAGCGGCAACCCGACCACCGACCCGGCCGCCGCCATGAAGGGCGCCATGCTGGCCTTTGGCGGCCAGCGCGGCGCCAACATCGCGCTGATGGTCGAAGTGCTGGCTGCCGGCCTGTCGGGAGCCAACTGGTCGCTCGACGCGCCGTGGTTCACCGGCGGCCCGGACAGCCCCGGAACCGGCCTGTTCGTGCTGGCCGTCGAGCCCAAGCTGCTCGATCCGGATTTCGAACAGCGCATGAAGGACCAGCTCGACCGCCTGCGCCGCCGTTTCGGCGTGCATGTGCCGGGCCGCGCCCGTGCCGAGGCCGCCGAGAAAGCGCAGGCGCGCGGCATCACCGCGCCCAAGGCGGTGGTGCAGCGCATTTCCGAATTCGCCGAGCGCTATTCGGCCTGA
- a CDS encoding DJ-1/PfpI family protein translates to MKLRIMLWSGLGVAVALLALGAAWLLSLPAASQAAVQPAIDAKETASTLAALKPPKRQRPLIAIVGINDGTETTDYLMPYGILRRADVADVVALATQPGPMRLHPALQIEPDATTAAFDAEHPDGADYVIVPAMMRDDDPDVLKWIRSQAAKGAVVIGICAGAKVVGASGLLDGKRATTHWYSVGELREKHPTIHYVADRRFVVDQGVATTTGITASMPMMLTLIEAIAGREKAEAVSRDLGLAHWDARHDSGAFKFNRPFALTAIGNTLAVLDHEQLGIPLISGLDEVSLALVADAWSRTFRSGAVTFAGKEGAVVSRDGLRILPDQVTTDWPAERLVPAMADPRPARALDQALQDIAARHGARTADFVAMQLEYPR, encoded by the coding sequence ATGAAATTGCGTATCATGCTGTGGAGTGGCCTCGGCGTGGCGGTGGCCCTCCTCGCATTGGGGGCCGCATGGTTGCTCTCGCTGCCGGCGGCGTCCCAGGCTGCCGTTCAGCCGGCGATCGATGCCAAGGAGACCGCCTCGACGCTCGCGGCATTGAAGCCGCCGAAGCGCCAGCGTCCCCTGATCGCCATCGTCGGCATTAACGACGGCACCGAAACCACCGATTATCTCATGCCTTACGGCATCCTGCGGCGCGCTGATGTCGCGGATGTCGTGGCGCTGGCAACGCAGCCCGGGCCGATGAGATTGCACCCGGCCTTGCAGATCGAGCCCGACGCGACGACGGCGGCATTCGACGCCGAGCACCCGGACGGCGCCGACTATGTCATCGTACCGGCCATGATGCGCGACGACGACCCCGACGTGCTGAAATGGATCAGGAGCCAGGCGGCCAAGGGCGCCGTGGTGATCGGCATCTGCGCCGGCGCCAAGGTGGTCGGCGCCAGCGGGTTGCTCGACGGCAAGCGGGCGACGACCCATTGGTATTCCGTCGGCGAACTCCGCGAAAAGCATCCCACGATCCACTATGTCGCCGACCGGCGCTTCGTCGTCGATCAGGGCGTCGCGACGACGACGGGGATCACCGCATCGATGCCGATGATGCTGACCCTGATCGAGGCCATCGCCGGCCGGGAAAAGGCCGAAGCCGTCAGCCGTGATCTGGGCCTGGCGCACTGGGATGCGCGGCACGACAGTGGCGCCTTCAAGTTCAACCGCCCGTTCGCGCTGACGGCGATCGGCAACACGCTTGCCGTCCTGGACCATGAGCAGCTCGGTATCCCGCTGATATCAGGTCTGGATGAGGTGTCGCTGGCGCTGGTCGCCGATGCCTGGTCGCGAACCTTTCGCTCGGGCGCGGTCACATTCGCCGGCAAGGAGGGCGCGGTCGTCAGCCGCGACGGCCTGCGTATCTTGCCTGACCAGGTCACCACCGACTGGCCGGCGGAGCGGCTGGTCCCGGCCATGGCCGATCCGCGGCCGGCGAGGGCGCTTGACCAGGCGCTCCAAGACATCGCGGCTCGCCACGGCGCACGCACGGCCGACTTCGTCGCCATGCAGCTCGAATATCCCCGCTGA
- a CDS encoding GlxA family transcriptional regulator, which translates to MIRKVGIIIHPGFQLLDAAGPAAAFELAEGFCVGSYRLDILAPGGGEIESSSGMRLAARPLSLEEPLDTAIISGGEIIRSMAAAQEIVTWLQRRGTRRTASVCTGAYLLAEAGLLNGRRATTHWWSTHDFARRYPAVKLDAERIFVRDGSVWTSAGISAGIDLALALIEDDLGPAIARRVAQQLVVHQRRPGGQSQFSALVELGGRTGRFVELIGWMRTALAQPLTVECLADRAAMSPRNFARAFKTETGTTPAKAVERIRLETARIAVETGHISLDRIAQECGFGDAGRMRRAFLRSFGQPPQALRRAAAVSRNDG; encoded by the coding sequence ATGATCCGGAAGGTTGGCATCATCATCCACCCCGGCTTCCAGTTGCTGGACGCGGCCGGCCCGGCGGCGGCCTTTGAGCTGGCGGAGGGGTTTTGTGTCGGGAGCTACAGGCTCGACATACTGGCGCCCGGCGGCGGCGAGATCGAGAGCTCGTCCGGCATGCGGCTTGCGGCCCGGCCCTTGTCTTTGGAAGAGCCGCTCGACACCGCGATCATCTCCGGTGGCGAAATCATTCGCTCCATGGCCGCCGCCCAGGAGATCGTCACCTGGCTCCAGCGCAGGGGCACAAGGCGAACGGCGAGCGTGTGCACGGGCGCCTATCTGCTGGCGGAAGCAGGCCTTCTCAATGGCAGGCGCGCCACCACCCACTGGTGGAGCACGCACGACTTCGCACGCCGCTACCCCGCGGTGAAACTCGATGCGGAGCGGATCTTCGTCAGGGATGGCAGCGTGTGGACCTCGGCCGGCATTTCAGCCGGCATCGACCTGGCATTGGCGCTCATCGAGGATGACCTTGGCCCGGCGATAGCGCGCCGCGTTGCGCAGCAGCTTGTCGTTCACCAACGCCGTCCCGGAGGCCAGTCGCAATTCTCCGCGCTTGTCGAACTCGGCGGACGAACGGGCCGCTTTGTCGAACTGATCGGATGGATGCGCACCGCGTTGGCCCAGCCGCTGACCGTGGAGTGCCTCGCCGATCGCGCCGCCATGAGCCCGCGCAATTTTGCGCGCGCCTTCAAGACGGAAACCGGCACCACTCCGGCCAAGGCCGTGGAGCGAATTCGCCTGGAAACCGCGCGGATTGCAGTGGAAACAGGCCACATATCGCTCGATCGCATCGCGCAGGAGTGCGGCTTCGGCGATGCCGGGCGAATGCGCCGCGCTTTCCTGAGAAGCTTTGGCCAGCCGCCGCAGGCGCTCAGGCGGGCAGCGGCGGTTTCGCGCAATGACGGTTGA
- a CDS encoding DoxX family protein, translating into MSVTTDASRGRLIIPALGRLYASLHDAGETVLRVVAGAFLAIHGSQKITNPFGAAEMVEGLGFYPGAFWSLLLACTEFFGGILIAIGFLTRPAAFAGLFVLLVTVWFHWVTMGQGFSGAEKSLLWAAILLLFVIRGGNRHSVDARIGKAF; encoded by the coding sequence ATGTCCGTAACCACCGACGCTTCCCGCGGCAGGCTGATCATTCCGGCGCTCGGCCGCCTGTATGCATCGCTGCATGACGCCGGCGAAACCGTGCTGCGCGTCGTCGCCGGCGCGTTTCTCGCCATCCACGGCTCGCAGAAGATCACCAATCCCTTCGGCGCCGCCGAAATGGTCGAAGGCCTTGGCTTCTATCCCGGCGCTTTCTGGTCGCTGCTTCTGGCCTGCACCGAGTTTTTCGGCGGCATCCTCATCGCCATCGGGTTCTTGACGCGTCCGGCCGCTTTCGCCGGCCTGTTCGTGCTGCTGGTCACCGTGTGGTTCCACTGGGTGACCATGGGCCAGGGGTTTTCGGGCGCCGAAAAGTCGCTTTTGTGGGCGGCGATCCTGCTCTTATTCGTCATTCGCGGCGGCAACCGACACTCGGTCGACGCCCGCATCGGCAAGGCGTTCTAA
- a CDS encoding complex I NDUFA9 subunit family protein, with amino-acid sequence MTEILQTPKLVVVFGGSGFVGRHVVRALAKRGYRIRVACRRPDLAGHLQPLGNVGQIQPVQANVRVRWSVDRAVQGADHVVNLVAILHETGRQKFSAVHEFGSRAVAEAARSVGAGLTHISALGADLDSESDYARTKALGEKAVMETIPDAVIFRPSINFGPEDSFFNRFANMARYSPVLPLIGGGQTKFQPVYVGDVAEAVARSVDGKTNRGQIYELGGPNVLTFKECMEELLTVIERKRLLVPVPWWVANIQASILGLLPNPLLTKDQVMQLREHNIVSEAAAKADRTLAGLGIQPQSIATILPSYLWRFRAAGQFQQRKPVA; translated from the coding sequence ATGACCGAAATCCTGCAGACCCCAAAGCTTGTTGTCGTCTTTGGCGGGTCTGGCTTTGTCGGCCGCCATGTCGTGCGCGCGCTGGCCAAGCGCGGCTACCGCATCCGGGTCGCCTGCCGGCGGCCCGACCTTGCCGGCCATCTGCAGCCGCTCGGCAATGTCGGCCAGATCCAGCCGGTGCAGGCCAATGTGCGCGTGCGCTGGTCGGTCGACCGCGCCGTGCAAGGCGCCGACCATGTCGTCAATCTCGTCGCCATCCTGCATGAGACCGGCCGGCAGAAATTCTCCGCCGTGCATGAATTCGGCTCCCGCGCCGTCGCCGAGGCTGCGCGCTCGGTCGGTGCCGGGCTGACCCATATTTCGGCGCTTGGCGCCGATCTGGACTCCGAATCGGACTATGCGCGCACCAAGGCGCTTGGCGAAAAGGCCGTCATGGAGACGATCCCCGACGCCGTGATTTTCCGGCCTTCGATCAATTTCGGACCGGAAGACAGCTTCTTTAACCGCTTCGCCAACATGGCGCGCTATTCGCCGGTGCTGCCGCTGATCGGCGGCGGCCAGACCAAATTCCAGCCGGTCTATGTCGGCGACGTCGCCGAAGCGGTGGCGCGCTCGGTCGACGGCAAGACCAATCGCGGCCAGATCTACGAGCTTGGCGGCCCCAATGTGCTCACCTTCAAGGAGTGCATGGAAGAGTTGCTGACCGTAATCGAGCGCAAGCGCCTGCTGGTGCCGGTGCCGTGGTGGGTCGCCAACATCCAGGCCTCGATCCTCGGCCTGTTGCCCAACCCGCTGCTGACCAAGGACCAGGTGATGCAGCTGCGCGAGCACAACATCGTTTCGGAAGCCGCCGCCAAGGCCGACCGGACGCTCGCCGGGCTCGGCATCCAGCCGCAATCGATCGCGACGATCCTGCCGAGCTACCTCTGGCGCTTCCGCGCCGCCGGCCAGTTCCAGCAGCGCAAGCCTGTAGCATAG
- a CDS encoding cytochrome P450, translating into MDTQPAPFVPPAPKPRTSPPSTLEMIRIVYRNPLELWGEPTYNEPWISANGVGGRLVIANDPGLIRHVLVDNARNYKMATVRQKILRPILRDGLLTAEGDVWKRSRKAMAPVFTPRHIFGFAQPMLKRTLEFVTRYEEGGISDIAHDMTLLTYDILAETLFSGEIAGEPGSFANEIDRLFETMGRVDPLDLLRAPDWLPRLTRIRGRKTMAYFRKIVTDTVKMREDKFRRDPDAVPQDFLTLLLKAEGPDGLTRPEVEDNIITFIGAGHETTARALGWTLYCLAESPWERNRVEQEIDAVLAREPDPTKWLDAMPLTRAAFDEALRLYPPAPSINREPIEPEMWKDLYIPKHAAVLVMPWVVHRHRKLWDRPDAFLPERFHPGNREKIDRFQYLPFGAGPRVCIGASFAMQEAIIALAILLSRFRFDTTADTKPWPVQKLTTQPQGGLPMQVTPR; encoded by the coding sequence ATGGACACTCAGCCCGCCCCCTTTGTTCCTCCCGCGCCGAAGCCGCGCACGTCGCCGCCTTCGACGCTGGAGATGATCCGCATCGTCTACCGCAATCCGCTCGAACTCTGGGGCGAGCCGACCTACAACGAGCCCTGGATATCGGCGAACGGTGTTGGCGGGCGTCTGGTCATCGCCAACGATCCCGGCCTGATCCGCCATGTGCTGGTCGACAACGCCAGGAACTACAAGATGGCGACGGTGCGCCAGAAGATCCTGCGGCCGATCCTGCGCGATGGTCTGCTGACCGCCGAGGGCGACGTGTGGAAGCGGTCCCGCAAGGCGATGGCGCCGGTGTTCACGCCGCGCCACATCTTCGGTTTCGCCCAGCCGATGCTGAAACGCACGCTCGAGTTCGTCACCCGCTACGAAGAGGGCGGCATATCCGACATCGCCCATGACATGACATTGCTCACCTACGACATTCTCGCCGAAACGCTGTTTTCCGGCGAGATCGCGGGCGAGCCGGGCAGTTTCGCCAACGAGATCGACCGCCTGTTCGAGACCATGGGCCGCGTCGATCCGCTCGACCTGCTGCGCGCGCCCGACTGGCTGCCGCGGCTCACCCGCATCCGCGGCCGCAAGACCATGGCCTATTTCCGCAAGATCGTCACCGACACGGTCAAGATGCGCGAAGACAAATTCAGGCGCGATCCCGATGCCGTGCCGCAGGATTTCCTGACGCTGCTGCTCAAGGCCGAGGGCCCCGACGGGCTGACGCGGCCGGAAGTCGAGGACAACATCATCACCTTCATCGGCGCCGGCCATGAAACCACCGCGCGGGCGTTGGGCTGGACGCTTTACTGCCTCGCCGAATCGCCATGGGAGCGCAATCGGGTCGAGCAGGAGATCGATGCGGTGCTGGCGCGCGAACCCGATCCGACGAAGTGGCTCGACGCCATGCCGTTGACCCGCGCCGCCTTCGACGAGGCGCTACGGCTCTATCCGCCGGCGCCGTCGATCAACCGCGAGCCGATCGAGCCGGAAATGTGGAAGGATCTCTATATCCCCAAGCACGCGGCGGTGCTGGTCATGCCCTGGGTCGTCCACCGCCACAGGAAGCTTTGGGACAGGCCCGATGCCTTCCTGCCCGAGCGCTTCCACCCGGGAAATCGCGAAAAGATCGACCGCTTCCAGTATCTGCCATTCGGCGCGGGGCCGCGCGTCTGCATCGGCGCCAGCTTCGCCATGCAGGAAGCGATCATCGCGCTCGCCATCCTGTTGTCGCGCTTCCGCTTCGACACGACCGCTGACACCAAGCCATGGCCGGTGCAGAAGCTGACGACCCAGCCGCAAGGCGGGTTGCCAATGCAGGTCACGCCTCGCTAG